CGCCAATCGGGCCCGTCCCAGCCCGCTCACGGCGTTGAAGGACCAGTTGCGGCAGCTGCGCGCGTGGCTGGGGCCGGCGGGGAACGTGCAGCTCACCGACGGCGAAGTCTCGCTGCGGGCCGAGGCCGAAGTCATCGAGCTCATCCGGTACGCGCGGTCCATCGGGCTGGTGCCGATGCTGATGTCCCATGGCGAGACCTTCCGCCGCCGCCCCGGCCTGCTGGAGCGCTTCATGACCGAGGCGGGACTCACCGAGTTGAGCCTGCATGTGGACACCACCATGCGGGGCCGCCGGGACGGCTACGCGGGGGCCCGCATGGAGTCGGAGCTGGATGGCCTGCGGACGGAGTTCGCCGGATTAATCCGCGGAGCGCGGCGCCGGACCGGACGGCGACTTGAGGTGGCGTCCACTGTGACCGTAACCCGGGAAAACCTCGCCGGAGTGCCGGGGATCGTGCGCTGGTTCCTCGCAAATGCCGACGCGTTCAAGATGGTGAGCTTTCAGCCGCTGGCCTCCGTGGGGCGGACCGAGGTGGCACTGCGGGGCGTGACAGCGGACGCGTTGTGGGCGCGCATCGTCGAAGGCACCGGAAATCCCGACGTGGGCGTGGGCGACGGGTCCCTGGGCCATCCCGCCTGCAGCCGCTTCGTCCAGGGGCTGGCCGCTGGACAGGGCGACGCGGTGCGGTTCGAACCGCTGTACCGGCGGGATCGTCCGGCCGAGTTGGCGGTGCTCCGAGAAGGATTGGATCGCCTCGGAGGCGAGTCGTTCCGGC
This is a stretch of genomic DNA from Verrucomicrobiia bacterium. It encodes these proteins:
- a CDS encoding radical SAM protein, which codes for MTIAHQAAEARMALATAWAQLPASLQTPTQFMGRHYVGCGATIGAMPRCDFSCRGCYLGADANRARPSPLTALKDQLRQLRAWLGPAGNVQLTDGEVSLRAEAEVIELIRYARSIGLVPMLMSHGETFRRRPGLLERFMTEAGLTELSLHVDTTMRGRRDGYAGARMESELDGLRTEFAGLIRGARRRTGRRLEVASTVTVTRENLAGVPGIVRWFLANADAFKMVSFQPLASVGRTEVALRGVTADALWARIVEGTGNPDVGVGDGSLGHPACSRFVQGLAAGQGDAVRFEPLYRRDRPAELAVLREGLDRLGGESFRLDGQRDAMVRGGRLARRHGGFLLGRALPHLVRVWWRTSSLRPRYFCLVSHHFMNAGETETPLGRERLAVCAFRVPVDGVLQPMCAVNALGIREAYYRGATPVGETA